Within the Manduca sexta isolate Smith_Timp_Sample1 chromosome 19, JHU_Msex_v1.0, whole genome shotgun sequence genome, the region AATACATTGCATACTGAGTATATTCTTTCATCATCACTAATATACGAAGTATTATTGTTGTctgtttgtaatataaaatcataaattttggGCAAATTTTCTGCTTCGTCATGAAATTTTTGCAATCACCACGCATCAGATTTGAATTGGATTTTTCTGACACAGGATATAAGGATAAGATTTGTAGTAACTTAAGCTTTATGGCATGAGTAACTTTTCTTGTATGacgtttcatcatcatcattatttcggCCGGGAAtcatccactgctggacatagacctcccccatagagcgccatagggaccggttctagGCCGCCTActtccatcggactccggcgaccctcaccaggtcgtcggtccatctcgcgggggcctgcctacgctgcgtcttccggttcgtagTCGCCACTTCAGAACTGTTCCGCCCCAACGGGAAGGTTTATTGCAGTAAATACATTTACGCAGGCGAAACCACGGTTACAAGCTATGCTTAATACATTCAGATGAACCGTttgatgaattataattaatataaaaaacaggtTTAATGTAATAAGATGACCGCACTAGTTAAGTGATGCGACGGAGTGTCAAGGCAGAATGATTTCCGGGCATTGTCCACGTCAGTTGAAATGGGAATAAGCTCTGAATCGTCTTTAAATTATTGTGAAGATCTACAAGTATGTAGATCGTATTAAGCCATCGTGGTGGAATGAGGCCCAAGCCCGCCCAATAGTGGAGGAAACTCGTGTCTAGCAGTAgtctgtgggacagtatatcaCATTACTGGTAGAGATTATCTTATTATTACAAGATCTACAAAGTATactgaaattaatgaaagcAATAACGGGTATTATTAGCTTCCCAAAGTACGTCTGCTACCGCCATGTTAGTTGAGGCTACTGTAACAGAATTTGCTAGGCTGACCGGCTTAACTTTAGCGAGTACGGGACAAAATGTCACGTCAgaatacaatgaaaaataataaaaaaaaatggattcaAAATTTGTATTATCTGCGAAAGGAATAtcatctgattttttttatttatttaaaagcatggcacagaacacaatcattataaacaatacttaagcactaaattacattaagactagattgtcttgTTGTACGGAAACTACAATAAACTACTTAATtgtggtaggttagctaggttagggcttttattgtcctcaccggtgaggatcgcgacgcatttctcccttattgcttatttaaaaatacatatatacatcattttattttttcttccctgccagcccgagctggcttttttgtttactaagtatatttttcatttattttattttcaatataaattgtctttgtttatataagctaatttaattaagtaataattcaatattttcatgtaccttcacttatcataagtgcaactatgttcgcctacgtgatgaataaagcgtttttatttttaattttatttttttttaattttctaatactACGTAAAAACGGGCCCGGCCTGCTGTTCATTATGTCAATGAATATGATTTAACAAGTCTTATGTACCTTATATTTATAGCATCCATATCGTAGCAATGTTTCaacagtttattttataccgTGTTGTGGAAATACCGACtgatttttacaatttaacgaGACAGTTATTACTCGGCGACGCGATGTGTTCGTTAGTTCACACTAACGTGATCAAGCATGTGTAAAAAATCTGAAACACCTGACGCTAAATATAAGGgataattttcaaaaacactatcaatattaatgtatttatatacgTGAATTGCCTGAGTTTGGAAGTTATGCCCGATTCGTAGTGTAGTCATTACCTTACATATAAAATCTAAGAACGATGCgacgtattatttttatctgtgaCCTATCCCTTTGATGTTTGATGTAGAATCAACTAAACCCGCCACAAATATTTGAgatatttcaaatgtttttctCCAGTCTGGACGTCTAGCTTTGAAGCAGCAAACTCTCTAGACTATTTTCATTACAAGGGTAAAAATATTAGACACCCTTTTCCGTAAATAATCTTAGTTTTTCCACAATACTATTTtcggatgatttttttatgatccTTTTTTAATTCCATAATGTATAAGTGCCTACATTGTACTTTCTATAAAGTTAATAGTGGGATATTATAAGGCCCATAGAAGGACACATGGGGCCTCTAATTTCAGCAACAGGCCTTTGCATGGGCGAAAcaactagttttaaataataggCTATTCTTTCACAACAGCCATATTCTTTGTGATTAAAGTGTTGATTGAATCGGAACTACGGTTTATTAACTAAAGACaccattttgttatttaagtacCATTGTTACTGTAGaaattaagaaagaaaaaatagctAGGTGCTAAATTTTCCTTAAGAAAATAAGGTCATATCTTacaattaaagttttaattttaatgtctaacattcgcgtaaacataagaaatcattaaggtcatatattttatacatttgagACGAGAATCGAACACTGAATACTCTTCTTAGATCCTTGACTAACTTTACATACTGTGTAGTTAgaagttattataattactaaccTAGGACACTTCCTTATGTATGAATCATACGTATATGTGATTAATAGCCCTTCAATTTTGACCACAATCGATTGTGCGTTAATAATGCACATCAATTATACAAACGTGAATAACAACAATGGTAAGCGTGTCGGATGTCCTCAAGGGGGCGTCATCGCGAATCAGTGTCAAGTGTTCTTAGGACCTTGAGTGGCTGCAGTCATGGCAAGTTTAACAAGACCTCGAAGTTCGTAGGACTTGAAGGAAGAGGTGGTCTTTTGTAATTTGTCGCGTTTGAGTTCAACAAACCAGCTtgggtttttaaatttactatttGTCTACTGTAATTTGCCGTATATGACAGTTTGAATTTGTAAGATTGTGGTATTTTTGGGTAGTGAGCGatgactgcaataatgtaatgACATGAAAAACCTTTTCCTAATGGAATCCTAAGTAACTATggctttgttttattaatattttttttaacacgagcGGAACTGATTTAAGAAactacaattaaaatacaataaagttaAGTATTTTTCCAAAATTCATATCAGTATCTAAaatttttcgtatttatttatttctacctTATACATAATATGGTAAAGGCGAACTTAATTCCAAATGCATGTTATATCTGTCAACCTGGTATGGTGCAGATACAAAAACGTTGTACATAGTAATAGTGCTATGGtagcatatattttgtatctccCGGATAGAGAATACCGCTCACAAGGTGTTATAACTCGCAGTAGTAACCCATGTAAGTGTggcgcgtttcgggatcagcttgtgtatatccggttccaacaggccgacataattgtgtccactgccGAGGggtcatttctcgtcagtcgatattttgttggaccctactccacttaccatcaggtgcagtgagggcAGTTTGGCAGGCACGTATTTAATGAAAACGATTTTAAGGGAGCTGGTATAAATGCCATTCCACTTAGTTCTTAGTTTCATCGTTATTACTCTTACCGTGAGAACGAATTTCCGACAGCTGATTTATAGAATACTTTAGTTAACTTTAAATATGTTCTTACCTAATGTGTGGGAAGCGGGTGCTGGGATATTGCTAgcttactattacaaagttctattATTATGTTCTTACAGTTTTGCgcaaattatatatatcacataaatCTGTgtatttttcagtaaaaaaaaactaataataagtAAAGGGAGAACCACGAATTATTTGCCTTTTTCGATTTTTaccaatatgaaaattaaaaatcaaatttttcaaacatacataaaaaaaaatcataatacgtTGTAATAATAAGCCGATATTTGCATATGTTATTCCAATTTATCTTTTgtctttgtttattatataggtCTTCTAATGGAATAGTGCCTAGTGCGTAAATTGACCCAGGTTGTTTTGACATAGGGCTAATATATCAATTATCATGTATTCCTGTATTCGTAGAATAAAGCACaacataaatgaattaaaaatgacagctgaatatataaagttgaaaattcTGACGATCGAAAAATTGGCCCTTAATTATGATAACATTAAGGACTATTATTGTGTTAGTTATTGTGGGTACTGAGGGTGGGTACTGTACTAGAGGTTTACTGTTGCTTGCTCATTGTTGTAGTTCGACGAATAGCGGGTATAGTTGCGACACTGCCTACCCTTTTAGAATGGAATGGTAAATTATTATGTGACTGTATATATATAGACacaatatcaaccctgtattatatactgtcttatTTCtacacgggccttctctactactgagagggattaggccttagtccactaagCTGGGTtggtgcggattagtagacttcacacaccctcaaaattctaataaagaacttctcagatatgcaggtttcctcacgataatCCATTACTATTAAAGCAAGCAttgattcaaaaataatacacacataattttagaccAGTCAGATTTTTGtgcttttgggatttgaacctgcggaaattcgtctcggctgtccgttccacacacagCTAAGCTATCGCCGTTATTGTGGCCGCATGGATATTCTAtatattcatacataaatacacattatacatatatgtattttcGACTATCTGATAGTTCTTTTCCATAAATATTGGAACATGTTAATATTCACAATGTATGACCAATCACGGTTATACTGATATACGGGAAAGGAAAACAACTAATAATGTAGTGGATTATTAACAAATAAGGTACATTTAGggcatttttatgtattttgttatagATAAATGAGACTTGGTAAGCACAATTACGATTTATTTACCTGTAATATAACTACGcaggaatttaattattaagtagacgttcgatttatttaaatatattgtctatAAAAGAGGAGGAtcatctgatgttaagtgaGTTAAAGAAATAAGGAGTATTAATTAGAGAAAGAAAGGTGTTTGAAGCATCAGGAATTACATTCCCCTATAAACAAAACAGCAAGCTATCAAAAACAGCAGACGGCTGCCGCTCACGGTCAAGCCTATCAATTTGTGTTCTAGAATAAACAGGCTGCCTGCTCTACCACAAATTACGCAAAACAGTGTTAGTGTTTTCCCTATTGTCTTATTTTATGTTAGCTATAAACGTTTCGCTCAGTTTAACTTAACAACAAATTTGTAGCAGACTAAAATAACTATTGTTTTTTGTGCTTACTTTGTTATCTGAAATGTTTGTTCGCAACATTAACTACGGTTTGAGAAAAGCAAAATTTTGTTCTAAATTGCAATTGCATTTAACTGGTGATTCAAATTATGCTCTTAAATATGTTATAGCAATCGTAAAATAACGGTAGAAACTCGAAGcagaattctaaatttaaaatacagcaTGGTGTTGCACTGCTTTTGGCACAAGATGCAAAATGTTAAGATTTATGATGTTCGTAGATTGCATACAATAATGGCTATCGAATTACGATATCACAACGGTTTATCACTGCTGATTATATACACAGGACATACTCAAACTTAATATCTGGATGGACTGTTGCATacctacctaattaaaataaaatgaatatgtatgCTACTGGCCAGTAAACCCTTTGACACTTACAAGTGTTCCAAAATCAAACTATTGTTAGCCGGCGTGTAGAATTTCCACCATGTTGGACATACAAAGCAAAATCACCCATTTACCTTCAAGGTAAAATGTAAATCGGTTCCAGTAGTCTACCTTCCATTTGAAAAGCGTTATCATACGTTATCCGCTCCCTTGGGCATGTTTGAGAGAAATGGGATTTGaacgttcgatttttaaatgtaaacacgTGTATACTGTTTAATACTTGTGTGTTTTGGTAGATGGCGTGAGTTACGATTCTTGACAAGGAGATTTTAATGTTGAGGtacggtcagcaacaaaagtcgatgaacaaatactaatttacaaaacacctgaacattgaaacggaccataaatcacttaccaaagaagagtacagattaaggttatcatttcaatgttacaaaagtcgctaaacattttataacttgacaATACATTAATTGATGAATCTCATTAATGAATCTGtacttctatactaatatataaagctgatgagtttgtttgtttgtttgaccgcgctaatctcaggaactaccggttcagactgaaaaaatattttggtgttggataaccctttgttagtggagtgctataggctatatatcattacgctatgcccaataggagcggagcagtaatgaagcatgttgcaaaaacgggcaaaatttattagttttgagagcttctgttgcgtgcgctgcttaaacggttatagttatgcaacaatgatgtatgacgggattgttcctcttaaaaagttctacataaatatataataaaacaaactcccccgctgcatctgtctgccggaacgtgttaaactcaaaaactacccaacgtattaagatgaaatttggtatggggacagtttcagaccctgggaagaacataggcttacgggaaaatatatagcgtgacttttataagggaaaactttagcccgaaaaactttatatcgcgggtggagccgcgggcaaaagctcttacaccattaaaaaatatgaaaaataaaatgacgtttacgttgaaaccttcgaggagaatctcctgtcagaataaatttgaatttacacatttgttttttaaaccggccagtgttCTATAAAATaggttgtttaaatataattaacatattcctattaatgttataatattactttctaatatattaggatgttttgtccatacttaaaaatttataattctggttattaacttcaatatatactattatataaacctaaaggtTTGTTTGTTCGAATGTGCTAAACTCAGGgactacttaaccgattttgaaaatatttcactaataggaagctacattactcttaagccctatacgctactttctatccagggtaaatataaagcacgacttttatctttgaaaaactttttcacgcgggcagagtagcgagccaaagctagtatgttataaaataacaatttaattaacatcctggactgttgtatttattcggcaatgttttgatagtaaaaacgcggtgcgctgcgcttcgcgatattggtgtcttgaagcttgatgggttcaatttaacgaatagaaaaaaaagcttgcatataaaacaaagaatttgctaattacacccacatttgtatttattacagatcataaaaattgtcgctagtaatgtttagcagttaatggtttgacagcgttcagctacttttgtagttcaattatgacaagttgttttgtttttaaattaatcagcaacttatggtaaatgataatgcttaggaaatattggaaacaaattatgttcaacgacttctgttgctgactgtactctatgttatttcttttattcagTGAATTATTCAcagttaataaaaaagtaattgtacATTAATTAATTGGAAATAAGATGTAAATAAGAGAAGAAAAAATtacgtttaaaatgttttatttctgtGTACTCTTCCTTTCGATAAATAAGACAGATATTGATAATCGAAAATGTTCTAACATTTCCAGGCTGCATCAGGAcatttctgaaaataaaaaatagtattatgtgCATACGAACATATTGGAATCagttttagaaattattattaacttaagaACTCGCCCTTACTACGAAGATACAAGTTTTGTAAGAGAAAAAGTTTTCCGGAAACGGATCCAATTCAAACCCACCCTATTACCACTCATTATCGTGAACACTGGACACCAACTTAAATGCGGCTCCAACTTCAACTGCTAGGCCAATTTGATTGACGAGCAGGGGCAAATAAACAAGCTCTTCGTATGCATTAATGAGTCATTAAATTCTATGGCGAACGAAATACTAGAATACCCCGGATTTGCGAATGCAAAATGCGAGATGCCCGATGGAATAAAGGGAAAGAATTgggggaaggaagtgtgggagcATTTTGGCCTACTTcctaggatgggcggagaggaaaaAGAGGTATATAGTTAGTGGGCCGTTCTGGGCCTCaatgtttactggtggtaggtctctaatatgtgagggtccgcctgggtaggtaacaacgcaatgtctatttctgccgccaagcagcagtgagtagtcgctgttgtgttccggtttgaaaaacatcgtagccagtgtaactactggacatcatTAAACTTAACATATCATCTGTTAACTAGTCGTAATTTTTTGATTAGACTATAATActcaaacataaaatactgtCAACTCCAGAAATAAAAGCATTTGTTTGCTACGTAATGCAATTACCTCATCGAATCATATATAAATCCGACTAATATGTTTCCATAAATACCTTCAGCATAGCAATTCCAGTGCATGTAAAAACATCGTAGGCTTTACAGGGAATGTCCAAGTATTGTCGCAAGTCCTTGTCGACGCAGTCGCTGATGGCCTTCTCCACCGCATCGGACCAGCCGTCATGGTTCTTCGCCCATTGGCGTAAATGCTTCTTGTATACTTCTTTCTTTAGCGTGAGGTTGTCTGTGAGGAAGCCCGATTTTTCGAATGCGCATTGTACGTCTTtgcactaaaataataaaataatttgaatctaATTACGGTGTGATGTTTAATTATAAGATAGATTTTTTGCGGATAAAGTACATAGAACACGAATGAATATAAATTGACAGAAGTGTGAATAAAGTTGAAAGTATGAATTAATTGATCAATtatcttacttttatttttagtcaagttataaatgttattatgtataatataatgtaaataaaattcggTAATCAACTTTTGAGCACTGAACGTGAACTGGtttggttaattttataattgcgCTGTAACAAGCGCAGGGATTTTCCTTACGGAGCTTTAATTCAATGAACCTTCGGCGATAGAGTCgatacaataacaaaattatctttatttaaatgtgcATACAATCACTCTATACTTAATACAACAGtgaatataaatgaaactaaGCACATATAGCCCATGTCATACATTCTGAAAAAAAACAACGGAATTTTTAATCCGGCAAGTCTTTCTCATAGACAACGCCGCGAGAaagttgaatattaaaaaaaatctctatggCATCTTAGGGAGGGAGGGGGGCTCTTGTAAAaagttacgatgcgttacaagGGCGGAAGGGCGTCGTACAAAACGTTATGTTAccttggttttattattttaaaacaataacaaaggtattttagcaacaattcggtattttgcgtaaataattgtgaatataacaaaaaaaaatcgctttagagttacgtaaattttggagagggggggggggggttacaggaaaacgttacggcgcgttacatgggggagtcaaaaattttcaaaacttGCATTACGTAATACGTGAACGGCCCTTACGGAATCTTTAATATTACGTCAGTTATATATGGATGCAACAAACATCGATAAAAAATCAGACAGTAACTTACTGGTCCAGGCAGTTTCGGATTAGAGCATTCTGACAACGGCTTTGCATCACCCAGTTCTGGTATATCACAGCATGCTGAGATCGGTTTCTGTAATATTTAGCACAGTTTAATCCATATAGTGAATTTGTGaattaacggtgaaagaaaacatcgtgaggaaacctgcatacctgagaaattttcgaagttgtgtgaagtctaccaatccgcactgggccagcgtggtggaataaggcctaatccctcttagtagtagaggaggcccgtgcccaacagtgggacagtatataatacagggctgatattatattattataattcatatagtTATGCTAAGTCAGCTTGATGCGcagcatattaattattactcaagtgatttttcttttttttttatttttcttttatctcAAGTGAATTGTGAATATGGTTTccaaaatttgttatttattgcataAGACCGCAAAGGAGGGTCACATGATGTTAAATGTTCTCCCGCTTAAACACAAACTATTATAAAAGGATGTGAAACgcgattattaataattcagaTTTACTATAAGACGACGGTACTATGTAGtttctgtattatttatattgcctTAGAAGGCAGTTTGAATAAAATACCTTAGCACTACTTACCAACGTCGCTTTGCTCCTATCTTGTCGGAGGAGATCAGCATTTATGccctaaaaataaaagaaaaataaattctgcaaaatatagttttaccATTGCtatgttcattatttattaagccTTTCACAGAAGGACTCAGTGCTAGCCATTCTCTACCAGAATATCACCAGAGGCAGACATGAGATAATGTAGGTGtcgaataaaacataaacaaggaccataaattataacttaagcATATCTTAAATAGGACTAGAGAACAGGTATTTATCTGTTGCACCTAATTTTTTATGCTCTTTGTAAGTCCATACAACTATTACATGATATTATGAATTCAGGGTTGATTTTTCAATAGGTACAATTTAGTCGTAGGATAAAGTACAACACAAACGAATTACAAAAGACATTTAATATGTGTAGAGTTGTTAATTTGACTCACATTAATATGCactcaggttataatttatttgatggataaCTTTTATTTGACGATTGAACAATTTACccttaataaaatttgtttgtttcgttTTCTAACGACCAATACCTCGGTCCACAGCGTGACTATGaaagctgtaaagtcttcgaaacgccgggagaaaaattaaaacaagaaaCCGCAACGAAATCCgaaaattggttttatttcgatgtctaaaattcgcgtaaatcAGTAATCAACAAATATCTACCGTCTCTTCAAATAGTTCTGTAGAATGTAACACAAGTTAATTCAGTCTTTCTAACGTAATTGCAACTTATTAATGGTATGTTACGTAATCAGAATTACAACGTGGAAACAATGCAAACTTTGAAATTACACCACACATAACGGACATAATAAGTTTAAAGATGATTGTTTGTAATGCAACTGTGTAGGCACATTATACCTCAGACAGTCGTTTATTAACCGatttagaaaatactttttttaaaggatttctagattggtcccatagaaatattttctaaagtatCTAAGTCGATGACTGATAAGATTGCTAGCAAAGCAAACACATATACGGAAACAATATACTAAATTCAATTTTACTTAGTCACtgacttcaaaattggtaaccagtatacaCCTGttacgttaaattattttttattttagtggtttttgaaggcggtttaatttttattaaaaagtattttacctACCGAAATAACCAATccgatgaaaaataaaataaacattttacactttgtacac harbors:
- the LOC115440359 gene encoding uncharacterized protein LOC115440359, coding for MQISLVRITCALCTKCKMFILFFIGLVISGINADLLRQDRSKATLKPISACCDIPELGDAKPLSECSNPKLPGPCKDVQCAFEKSGFLTDNLTLKKEVYKKHLRQWAKNHDGWSDAVEKAISDCVDKDLRQYLDIPCKAYDVFTCTGIAMLKKCPDAAWKC